One Bythopirellula goksoeyrii genomic window, GCATTCACGATGAGGCTGCTGGGAAGGCCGATAGCGAGATCGATTTGAACCGCACGGGGACGCCGCTATTGGAAATTGTCTCTGAACCCGACCTGCGGAGTTCCGCCGAGGCAAAGGCCTACTTGCAAGAACTCAAACTATTGCTGACATATATTGGTGTCTCCGATTGCAACATGCAGGAAGGGAGTCTGCGAGTGGATGCCAATGTGAATTTACACATTGACGCGGAGGAAGGAAAAATCGCCACGCCGATTGTTGAAATCAAAAACATGAACAGCTTTCGTGCTGTGGAGCGAGCACTCGACTACGAAGCCCCCCGACAATACCGTGTTTGGCAGGAAACGGGGCAGAAAATCGGCGAGGCACCCAAGCAAACCCGCGGTTGGGATGACGGAGCAGGTATCACTCTCGAACAACGAAGCAAGGAAGAATCGAGCGATTATCGCTATTTTCCTGATCCCGATTTGGTCCCCGTGTTGGTCTCCGAAGAACAAGTCGCGAACGCTCGCAAATCGTTGGGCGAACTCCCTGCCGAACTTCGAACCCGTTATGCCGAGGAAATGGGACTTTCGGCTTACGATGCCGGTGTAATCGTCAACCAGGGTCGTTCAGTGATAGATTATTTTGAGCAAGTTGCCCGGGAAAGCAGCGATGCCAAAAGTGCCTGCAACTGGGTCACCCAAGACATTTTGCGACTACTCAAAGAGCAAGAAAAAGGCATCGAAGAATTCGGTGTCTCTGCTAAAAACCTAGCTGGGATGATTTCAGCAATTAACGATGGAATGCTGCCGAAGCCACGCGCCAAGGACGCCTTTGAGATCATGCTCGAAGAGGGTATCACGGCGGAGCAAGCGATAAAGAAACTAGGAATCGAGCAGGTAGACGAGTCGGCCCTCGTGGAACTTTGCCGCGAACTGTTGGAGAAGAACCCGCGAATAGTTGCTGATGTACAAGGGGGTAAAGTGCAGGCGATTGGTGCCTTGATTGGACAAGCGAAGAAGCTCAATCCCAATGTCGACCCGGCTCGATTCCGTGAGATTTGTTTGGAGTTGGCTCAGCAAGGGTAATCGTCATGCCGCCCCGAGAGTCAATCATTGGCCATCACCTGATTTGGACACTGTATGGACATTGGCTGTCTAACGACTTGCGAGGGAGTGGGTCAAAGAAGATTCGCAAGAAAGAGTTTGAGGAACTTGGCCCCATCTACCTCGGGCGTAGACCGGCACACCTACAACCTTCTCGTGACAAGCTTCGTGAGTTTCACAAGCAAGCGGAACCTCTTCTGCAGTTCAATAGATTTTGGTTGGATGACGCGAAGAGACAAGTCGTTGGAGAGGGGTTTGGAGAAGTCATTGCGAAACAGGGGTATACGGTGTGGGCGGGTGCAGTGCTTTCAAATCATGCCCATCTGGTGATTCGCCGTCACCGCGACGACGCTCTCACGATGTGGCACAAGTTCGGGGACGCCCTTCGCTTGCGTCTTCGCGAGCACCCTGAAATAGGCTTCACCCACCCCGTGTTGTCCGAGCGGCCTTACAAAGTTTTTCTACACAATCCCGAGGAAGTTCGCTCGCGAGTCATCTATGTCGAGCGGAACCCCGAGAAAGAAGGACTTCCGCGGCAGGAATACTCGTTTGTACAGGTGTATAATAATTGGCCCTTTCATAAGCGTTGAGACCGCGAAGACGCAAGCGTGGTACATGATCATCACTCTCACCACTGACTTTGGAGCGAGCAGCCCCTATGTGGCGGCGCTTAAGGGGGTGATTCTCTCGATCAATCCCCAGGTGCAATTAGTCGATATTTCGCACACGATTCCCCCTCAGCAGATTCGCCTTGCAGCTCAGGTTCTGGCAAATACGACGCCGCTGTTTCCGGCGGGCACTATCCATGTAGCGGTTGTGGACCCCGGTGTGGGGACTTCCAGGGACATATTGTACGCCGAATTCGGCGATCAGAGGTATGTTTGCCCGGATAATGGCCTGCTGGATCGGTTGGCGGATCGGCACTTGCCCACTAAGATAATTTGTGTAAACGAAGCACAGTACTTCCGACCTCAGGTCGCACCAACGTTTCATGGCCGCGACATCATGGCACCTGTGGCTGGACACTTGAGCCTCGGATTGGCTCCCGATTTGCTGGGCCCGCGACATGAGACGCTTGTAAATTTGCAGTGGCAAGAGGCAGAGAAAATGGCCAACCGGATTGAAGGAGAAGTGGTTGAGGTCGATTCTTTTGGGAATCTGATTACGAATATCACGCGCGATATGCTCGCCGATGTCCCAACAGACGAAACGGTCGCCATTCGTTGTGACGATCACGAAACCCGCAGTATCTTCCAGACCTACGGCGATCAACCTGCCATGACACTCGTCGCACTCATCGGATCAAACGACAATTTGGAAATCGCCATCGTGGACGAGAGTGCCACCATCATGCTTGGAGTGGGTGTCGGCGCTCCTGTTGAAGTCTCCTGGTAAACCATCCTCCCTCTGAAACAGCCAGGTTTGACTATGTCTTCCCCCAAATTGCTCGCCAAGTGGGATCTTGACCACTATTGGCATGCGTTTACTCAGATGGCGGAGTATGAATCGCTAATCATTGATTCTGCCCAAGGAGTCTGGCTTTACGATGTACATGGCAACCGCTACTTGGATGGCATCAGTAGCATGTGGTGTACGCTCCACGGGCATCGACACCCAGTGATCGACGAAGCAATTCGAAATCAAATCAGCAAAGTAAGTCACGCTACCTCGCTGGGCGTAGCAACTCCGCCGGCCATTGAACTCGCGCGACGGCTTGCCGAGCTAGCTCCCGGCGACCTCAATCATATTTTCTTTGGCAGTGATGGATCTTCTGCTGTCGAAGCTGCGCTGAAGATTGCCTTTCAGTACTGGCAACAATGTGAGCAACCTCGACCTACCAAGACTCGTTATGTGGCCCTCGATGGTGCCTACCATGGCGATACGCTTGGGAGCGCCAGCGTCGGTGGAATCGGCAAGTACACAGCAATCTTTGAGCCACTGTTGTTCGAGGTGCATCGGTTACACGCTCCCGACAGTCGCCTGCTTCCGGAAGGTTCAGGAGCGGAATACTTTCTTCAGCAATTGGAGTCTCTGCTTGAGCAGCATCATCAGGAGATTGCTGCCTTGGTGATTGAACCGCGCATTCAAGCTGCTGCGGGGATGGTCTTCCAACCATTGGGATATCTGCGCGGAGTACGGGAGCTTACCCGGAAGTACAATGTGCTGATGATCGCGGACGAAATCGTTACCGGTTGCGGCCGCACTGGAAATATGTTTGCCTGCGAGTCGGAAGGAGTTGTTCCCGACCTGCTTTGCCTTGGAAAAAACCTCACCGGAGGCTATCTTCCCTTGTCAGCGGCAATTGCCTCAAGTGAAATTTACAAAGCGTTTCTAGGCGACCAGAACAGCGGTCGGGCCTTCTTGCATGGGCATACTTTTGGTGGCAATCCGCTTTCAGCGGCCGCTGCACTGGCGTCTCTCGACGTATTGGCTAGTACCGAGGTTCAATCGCGATTGCGGGCTCAGTGTGACCAACTTGAAGAAATACTCAATGAGTTGAGTGCCATGCAAAATGTAGCTGAGGTCAGGCAATTGGGCATGGTCGGTGCGGTGGACCTTGCCCCGGCGGACTCGCATGGACAATGCTTCCCTCCTGAACTGCGGTTTGGTCATCAGGTCTGTCGGGAGGCACTAAAGCGTGAGGTCTGGATGCGCCCCCTCGGAAACACTTTGGTAATTATGCCGCCGCTGTGTATCACTAAAGACGAACTGGAGTTCTTGGGCCGAGTCGTCCTCGAAAGCATCGAAGCTGCGACGCAGTCGATTGGGCCAGCCGCTTTACAGCCGAAATAAGGTGGAGCCTCAAATCCAGCCCGTTACTAGGTGAGAGTCTATAGCAGCGAGATTCATCAATAAGTCGGCTGTGGCTTTCGAGGGCGGAAGGAGCCTGGGCTATATTGATTGTTAGGAACTTTATATTCACCACGAGATTCCAAAGGAAAGTCCTCAGGGCGAGCAGAGGAGCCCAATGCCACGGTCCGTAGTTCCACTTTCCAGCCCATGAGAGTAAGGAACTCATCGAGCGAGATCGTTTCGATGCCAAGCCGGTCGGCACTCTCATTCATCTTTGCCCAAGCTTGGCGCTGGGCTTCTGAATCTTTCAAGGCACTATCGGGAAACTCGCCTAAGATCAGGTAGCGTGTGTCTACCGTCATCTCGCCGTCAACTCCACCATTTTCGCCAGGTTGTGCATCTACTTTGCCATTGTTGAGGGCAATAATTCGATTGAGTTCTTCTAGGTCACTTTTGTCATCGTCGTTAAAGTCGATCAATCCCGCGATGGCGAAACCAACTTGACGACCGCGATTCCAGACCTGGCTATAAATCTTGTCCCCTTCCATCAATGGTCGCGTCGGAATGTCACTGGTAATGCGAGCCTCTGCCATGTGGGGGCTGAGAATCTTGGTAACTTCAATGCTTCCCTTCGTTTCGGCCTTGAGTGCGTCGCTTTCATCACCACTATAGACCGTAAAGGTTACCTGAGGGCGAAGATGGTCCGCTTCGCCAATGTTAATCCAAACCTTCTGGTCTTTCTGATTCACCCACCGGACCAGCCCATCTGCTGGCTGGGCGAAGGGATCGGGATCAGCTTGATTGCTGCGTAGGATCGTGATATCGCGATCGAGCTTGGCCAGTTGTTCCGTTTGTTTTTTCTCTGCCGACGAGAGTTCACTACGTGCCTTGTCGACTTCCTCACGATGCTGGGCAAGTTGTTCTGCCAATTTATTCTGCTCGGCAACCATGTCCTGGCGTGTTTTTTCGAACTTGGCTCGTTCAGCTGCAGCGTCTTCCTGCATCTTCTTTTCGGTATTCCTGAACTCAGTAAACTGTTTTTCCATCTCAGCCTTGAGGGCTTGCAGTTGTTCATCAAGTTCCTTGACGTTTGATTTTGCTTGCGTCTCACTCAGTGCCAGCTTGTGATTTTCTTGCTGCAAATTCTGCAGGAGCGGGCTGTAAAATCGGACACTTTCATCGAACGTGCTGCCATACTTGGTCATATCTTCCTTAAAGGCTTCTTCGACTGTTTGGAAAGTGTCTTCCTCCTTGAATCCCATCCACTGCTTAAAACTGTTTGCCTCCGATTGAGCGCTACTCGCGGCTGTTCTTTGGCTACTGGCATCTTGGACGGCAGCATCTGCCCGTGCTACTTGCTTCTTCCGCTCGTTATTGATGAGCAGCAGGCCCACAATCATTAGGATCAATAGCAATACCAAGGCAATGACTACGCCTTGCAAAGTTTGGTTGTCTCGAGAAGCCATCGGTAAATCTCTATTCTCTTGATTGCTTGCGAAAGACTGAAGCGAACGAACGCGCCGCGGATATGTCTTCTTAGCGACGCTACTAACTATTGTACGAAGCAAGACAGCCCGAGTGCGAACTAAACGCCCAGATTGCTTCGCTGTGACAAGTAATTCGAAGTCGAATTTGCCCTAACTTAGGTGGACAGGAACAACAAGAATCGCTCTAAGTCGAGCTTAATTAGGGAATTACGTCATGTCAAGAATTGATACATAGGCAGTTTAGGTAATAGCGATTCTCCGTGTTACGAGCCATTCAGCAGGATATCAGCACCTTGGTAACAAGCTGAAAGTAGGCAATACTGGCCCTCGACCGAACATGGCTCAACTGCTCCAAGAGTCACCTGAAATCTCCACATTAGGACGAATCCACGTTCACTAATTGCTGAAATCGACAGAATAAACCATGTCCTCTCGCTCGCGTCAGTCATCATTACCCGGGATGGAATTGTCTGTTGATACAACCGGAGCTGAAGCGTCCAAGGAAGCCGATCCAAAGGGATCCCAGCAGGTCGATACCCTCTCAGACTGGAGTATCTGCGGAATTGACGCCCACTCGCTCATCTTCCAGGTCTTCCATGCGATTCCTGAGATGACTAGCCCTCATGGGGAACCTGTTGCGGCAGTCTACGGATTCATACGCGATGTGTTGCAACTGCTGGAGACTCGCCGGCCAGATGCGATCTTCTGTGCATTCGATCTGCCGGGACCGACTTATCGGCACAAGTTGTATTCGGATTACAAAGCCGACCGAGGTGAAATGCCTGCCGATCTCATCCCGCAGATTCCCAAGATAATCGAAGTACTCGAAGCGTTGGGAATACCGGTTGTAAGTAGTCCTGGGTTCGAGGCGGACGATGTTTTGGCGACTCTTGCCCGGCGATGCAATGAGTTGGAAGCGGATTGCCTCATCGTGACCGGCGACAAGGACTGCCGCCAGTTGATCACTGATCACGTGTCGCTCTTTAATATCCGGAAAGGGGAAATCTACGATGCCGAATCATTACTCGCCGATTGGGGAATCCTTCCCAGCCAGGTGGTAGATTTCCAGGCATTGGTAGGTGACAAGGTCGACAACGTGCCGGGTGTTCCGCTCATTGGCCCCAAAATCGCCAAGGAACTGCTGGCGGAGTACAAAACCCTCGAAAACGTTTTGGACCATGCCAGCGAGGTGGCCGGTGCCAGGCGACAGCAAAATCTCGCTAATCACCGCAGCGACGCGCTGATTTCCCAGGAATTGGCACGGTTGGAAAACCAGGTGCCAGTCGATTTTGATTGGAATGCTGCCCGATATCGTACTGTTGACTATGACCGACTAAATGACCTGTTTCGCCAGTTTGGGTTTCGCACGATGGGTCAAAGGGTGGCGGCACTGGATGGAGGCTCTGCCAACTCCCAAAAGCACGTAAATCCAACTGATTCCGAATACCACCTGGTTGAAACACTTGAGAAACTCGACACCCTTGTTAAGCAACTAAGTGGCGAGTCGCATATCTCAGTGGATACTGAAACCACGGATGTGAATCCTCGAAGCGCTCAAATCGTTGGCTACGCCTTCGCCTGCAAACCTGAGGAAGGATACTACGTTCCGGTGAGGGCTCCAGCTGGCCAACCAGCCCTTGACCCTGGGCTTGTTGCCGACAAGTTGCGGCCGATCCTGGAAGATCCAGCGATTGCCAAGATCGGGCAGAACCTCAAGTACGACTATGTTGTACTCCGACAAGTTGACATCCAGCTAGCCGGCATCGCTTTTGACACGATGATCGCCAGCTTCCTCCTAGACTCGGGAGAGCGGAGCCATGGGCTTGATGGCTTGGCACTTCGGCACCTCGGGCACGAGACAATCAAGATCGATTCGCTGATCGGCAAAGGGAAAAACCAAAAGCGGATGGACGAAATACCCGTGGATGCAGTGGCTCCCTACGCCGCTGAAGATGCTGAAATCCCGCTCCGACTGAAACCCCTTTTGGAAGAAGGATTGGCTAGCCAAGGATTGGAGGAATTGAACGATTCAGTGGAGATACCACTCATTGCAATTCTAGGTGATATGGAATACGAGGGGATATCGGTTGATACGGATCGCTTGGCTGAATTGAGCAAAGACTACCGTTCACGACTCGACAAGCTGACCATCGAAATCGAAGAAATGGCGGGGCACCCCATCAACATTGCCTCACCGAAGCAATTGTCCGAGTTGCTGTTTCAAGAGTTGAGACTTCCAATCATCAAGAAAACAAAGACCGGAGCTAGTACCGATGCAGGTGTGCTCGAGGAGCTAGCTCCATTGCATCCATTGCCGGCGAAGATTGTTGAGCACCGTCAGTATGCCAAGCTGCTCAACACCTACATTGACGCCCTGCCAACAATGGTTCATCCCGATACCGGTCGCGTCCATGCTTCATTCAGCCAGACAGTCGCCTCCACGGGGCGGCTCAGTTCCAGCAACCCGAATCTGCAAAACATCCCCATTCGAACGGCAGCGGGAAGGGAAATTCGTTCCGCGTTCCGTGCCGGCCCGGCTGGCTGGAAACTACTGGCTGCCGACTATTCTCAAGTTGAATTGCGGGTACTGGCTCATTTCTCTGAAGATGAGACGCTCTGCGCCGCCTTCGCCAACAACGAGGACATACATACTCTGGTGGCTAGTCAGGTAGAGGATGTGGCGCTCGAGGCAGTGACCGCGGATATGCGGCGACGTGCCAAGGCTGTGAATTTTGGCATTATCTACGGGCAAAGTCCCTTCGGATTGGCTAAATCGCTGGGGATCTCCCAAGACGAAGCTGCCGAGTTTATCGAAACGTATTTCGCCCGCTATCCGGGTGTACTGCGTTTCATGATGCACACGCTCAGTTTGTGTCGGGAGCAAGGA contains:
- the polA gene encoding DNA polymerase I yields the protein MSSRSRQSSLPGMELSVDTTGAEASKEADPKGSQQVDTLSDWSICGIDAHSLIFQVFHAIPEMTSPHGEPVAAVYGFIRDVLQLLETRRPDAIFCAFDLPGPTYRHKLYSDYKADRGEMPADLIPQIPKIIEVLEALGIPVVSSPGFEADDVLATLARRCNELEADCLIVTGDKDCRQLITDHVSLFNIRKGEIYDAESLLADWGILPSQVVDFQALVGDKVDNVPGVPLIGPKIAKELLAEYKTLENVLDHASEVAGARRQQNLANHRSDALISQELARLENQVPVDFDWNAARYRTVDYDRLNDLFRQFGFRTMGQRVAALDGGSANSQKHVNPTDSEYHLVETLEKLDTLVKQLSGESHISVDTETTDVNPRSAQIVGYAFACKPEEGYYVPVRAPAGQPALDPGLVADKLRPILEDPAIAKIGQNLKYDYVVLRQVDIQLAGIAFDTMIASFLLDSGERSHGLDGLALRHLGHETIKIDSLIGKGKNQKRMDEIPVDAVAPYAAEDAEIPLRLKPLLEEGLASQGLEELNDSVEIPLIAILGDMEYEGISVDTDRLAELSKDYRSRLDKLTIEIEEMAGHPINIASPKQLSELLFQELRLPIIKKTKTGASTDAGVLEELAPLHPLPAKIVEHRQYAKLLNTYIDALPTMVHPDTGRVHASFSQTVASTGRLSSSNPNLQNIPIRTAAGREIRSAFRAGPAGWKLLAADYSQVELRVLAHFSEDETLCAAFANNEDIHTLVASQVEDVALEAVTADMRRRAKAVNFGIIYGQSPFGLAKSLGISQDEAAEFIETYFARYPGVLRFMMHTLSLCREQGYVSTLLGRRRSIQGVRPVPKGLREEKSGALRQLNLAERTAVNTVIQGSAADLIKLAMIGVERSLRKSRLTATMLLQIHDELLFEVPPTEVDDLARLVVAEMSGVMPLRVPLQVDVKFGDNWAECESWEEG
- the bioA gene encoding adenosylmethionine--8-amino-7-oxononanoate transaminase gives rise to the protein MSSPKLLAKWDLDHYWHAFTQMAEYESLIIDSAQGVWLYDVHGNRYLDGISSMWCTLHGHRHPVIDEAIRNQISKVSHATSLGVATPPAIELARRLAELAPGDLNHIFFGSDGSSAVEAALKIAFQYWQQCEQPRPTKTRYVALDGAYHGDTLGSASVGGIGKYTAIFEPLLFEVHRLHAPDSRLLPEGSGAEYFLQQLESLLEQHHQEIAALVIEPRIQAAAGMVFQPLGYLRGVRELTRKYNVLMIADEIVTGCGRTGNMFACESEGVVPDLLCLGKNLTGGYLPLSAAIASSEIYKAFLGDQNSGRAFLHGHTFGGNPLSAAAALASLDVLASTEVQSRLRAQCDQLEEILNELSAMQNVAEVRQLGMVGAVDLAPADSHGQCFPPELRFGHQVCREALKREVWMRPLGNTLVIMPPLCITKDELEFLGRVVLESIEAATQSIGPAALQPK
- a CDS encoding SAM hydrolase/SAM-dependent halogenase family protein, with product MIITLTTDFGASSPYVAALKGVILSINPQVQLVDISHTIPPQQIRLAAQVLANTTPLFPAGTIHVAVVDPGVGTSRDILYAEFGDQRYVCPDNGLLDRLADRHLPTKIICVNEAQYFRPQVAPTFHGRDIMAPVAGHLSLGLAPDLLGPRHETLVNLQWQEAEKMANRIEGEVVEVDSFGNLITNITRDMLADVPTDETVAIRCDDHETRSIFQTYGDQPAMTLVALIGSNDNLEIAIVDESATIMLGVGVGAPVEVSW
- the gatB gene encoding Asp-tRNA(Asn)/Glu-tRNA(Gln) amidotransferase subunit GatB, which encodes MEPYTTIIGLEVHVQLATKSKLFCRCSTQFGAEPNTQTCPVCLGLPGSLPVMNRHAFDLALKTAVAINCEIPSFTKWDRKQYYYPDLPKAYQISQFDLPMSSAGYLEISDDKSAFEPKRVRITRAHLEEDAGKSIHDEAAGKADSEIDLNRTGTPLLEIVSEPDLRSSAEAKAYLQELKLLLTYIGVSDCNMQEGSLRVDANVNLHIDAEEGKIATPIVEIKNMNSFRAVERALDYEAPRQYRVWQETGQKIGEAPKQTRGWDDGAGITLEQRSKEESSDYRYFPDPDLVPVLVSEEQVANARKSLGELPAELRTRYAEEMGLSAYDAGVIVNQGRSVIDYFEQVARESSDAKSACNWVTQDILRLLKEQEKGIEEFGVSAKNLAGMISAINDGMLPKPRAKDAFEIMLEEGITAEQAIKKLGIEQVDESALVELCRELLEKNPRIVADVQGGKVQAIGALIGQAKKLNPNVDPARFREICLELAQQG